The Nostoc sp. 'Lobaria pulmonaria (5183) cyanobiont' genome window below encodes:
- a CDS encoding TIGR03032 family protein yields the protein MLSTFPTTAPEENNLIQCDADQGFISWLSQAGGSVAITTYQAGKLALVGWNGEQITMLLRQFSKPMGLAVNGSRLALATHHEVCLLANASALAYEFLEDQPGRYDALYLPRMTYFTGDLNIHDLEFGREGLWIVNTRFSCLSALSPDFSFVPRWHPKFISQVVPEDRCHLNGLAMVDGKPKYVTALGATDTVGGWRASKANGGVVVEVESNEIILDGLSMPHSPIWHDGFLWLLNSGAGEVWRIHPESGDKQVVCVLPGFLRGLCCVGYYALVGLCQIRERHIFGGLPITQRFEKLLCGVAVVDLRNGQQMGMLKFTTGCQELYDVQFLAGVQRPMVLNQERKEIRQAFTAPELNYWLRPSAVIPND from the coding sequence ATGTTGTCCACTTTTCCCACTACTGCCCCAGAAGAGAATAACTTAATTCAATGTGATGCCGACCAGGGATTTATCTCCTGGCTGAGTCAAGCCGGAGGCTCAGTTGCCATCACCACCTACCAAGCTGGAAAACTAGCACTAGTAGGCTGGAATGGGGAACAGATAACTATGCTGTTACGCCAATTTTCCAAACCAATGGGATTGGCAGTGAATGGTTCACGACTGGCACTGGCTACCCATCACGAAGTCTGTTTATTAGCCAATGCCTCCGCACTAGCTTATGAGTTTTTAGAAGACCAGCCCGGACGCTACGATGCCCTCTACCTGCCACGGATGACATATTTCACAGGCGACCTCAATATTCACGACCTGGAATTTGGCAGAGAAGGGTTGTGGATTGTCAATACCCGCTTTTCGTGTCTTTCTGCCTTGAGTCCAGACTTTAGCTTTGTACCGCGCTGGCATCCCAAATTTATTTCCCAAGTAGTGCCAGAAGACCGTTGTCACCTTAATGGGTTAGCGATGGTGGATGGCAAACCCAAGTATGTGACTGCTCTCGGTGCGACAGATACCGTCGGGGGATGGCGAGCGAGTAAAGCTAACGGTGGAGTCGTTGTGGAAGTAGAGAGCAATGAAATTATTTTAGATGGATTATCAATGCCCCATTCCCCAATTTGGCATGACGGGTTTTTGTGGTTACTCAACTCTGGTGCTGGGGAAGTATGGCGCATTCATCCCGAATCAGGAGACAAACAAGTAGTCTGTGTACTCCCTGGATTTCTGCGGGGGTTGTGCTGCGTCGGGTATTACGCTCTAGTCGGACTATGCCAGATTCGGGAACGGCATATTTTCGGAGGGTTGCCCATAACCCAACGGTTTGAGAAGTTGCTCTGTGGCGTGGCAGTCGTGGATTTGCGAAATGGACAGCAGATGGGGATGCTGAAGTTCACCACAGGCTGTCAAGAACTTTATGATGTACAGTTTCTTGCTGGTGTACAGCGTCCGATGGTTTTGAATCAAGAACGAAAAGAAATCCGCCAAGCATTTACTGCACCAGAGTTGAATTATTGGCTGCGACCGAGTGCAGTGATTCCTAATGACTAA
- the efeO gene encoding iron uptake system protein EfeO, which produces MKNFLKHSTIICLIALTVAACESKKSSDTSGNNSPEAKTVASDTSATNSTETALTVTDKGCEPNQLTVASGQNNFVVTNKSSQPLEWEILSGVKVVEERENIAPGFVQKVKINLEPGEYDMGCGLRSNPKGKLSVKPGQGDSQAKGTVDQGQLVGAIAEYKVYVTKETDQLVADNKTFTDAVIAGDVAKAQKLYPSTHAHWERAEPIAELFSDLDKTMDSRADDFAKKEADPEFTGYHRIEKALFQDKTTKGMKPFSEKLQKDGLELQKRIATLTIEPKNMVGGAAGLIEEVAATKISGEEDRYSHTDLWDFSANVDGSQKIVELLRPVIQKANPDLLARVDANFTKVDQKLAKYKTPDGGFATYDKVSEADKKDMKTAIAALSEDLSQLRGTLGVN; this is translated from the coding sequence ATGAAAAATTTTTTAAAGCACTCAACAATTATCTGTCTGATTGCCTTGACAGTAGCTGCCTGTGAATCCAAGAAATCAAGCGATACTTCTGGGAATAATTCTCCAGAAGCTAAAACTGTAGCTAGCGATACCTCTGCTACCAATTCTACGGAAACTGCTTTGACTGTGACAGATAAAGGTTGCGAACCCAATCAGCTAACAGTAGCATCTGGGCAAAACAACTTTGTGGTTACTAATAAAAGCAGCCAACCTCTAGAGTGGGAAATTTTGTCTGGGGTGAAAGTCGTAGAGGAACGAGAAAATATTGCTCCTGGCTTTGTTCAGAAAGTCAAAATCAATCTAGAACCAGGTGAGTATGATATGGGTTGCGGTTTACGCAGCAATCCCAAAGGAAAACTCAGTGTAAAACCTGGACAAGGAGATTCTCAAGCCAAGGGGACTGTAGATCAAGGTCAATTAGTTGGTGCGATCGCAGAATATAAAGTCTACGTCACTAAAGAAACTGACCAACTAGTGGCAGACAACAAGACCTTCACGGATGCTGTGATTGCTGGAGACGTTGCCAAAGCCCAGAAACTCTATCCGTCTACTCATGCCCACTGGGAACGCGCAGAACCGATAGCGGAACTTTTCTCCGACCTCGATAAAACGATGGATTCCCGTGCTGATGACTTTGCTAAAAAAGAGGCCGACCCAGAATTCACTGGATACCATCGCATAGAGAAAGCTTTATTCCAAGACAAAACTACAAAAGGCATGAAACCCTTTTCCGAAAAGCTACAGAAAGATGGACTAGAGCTACAAAAGCGCATTGCTACCTTGACCATTGAACCGAAAAATATGGTTGGCGGTGCTGCTGGCTTAATTGAAGAAGTGGCTGCTACCAAAATTTCTGGGGAAGAAGACCGCTACAGCCATACTGACCTCTGGGACTTCAGCGCTAATGTGGATGGTTCGCAAAAGATTGTGGAGTTATTGCGCCCCGTCATTCAAAAAGCCAACCCAGATTTATTAGCGCGTGTGGATGCAAATTTCACCAAAGTTGACCAAAAACTTGCCAAATACAAAACCCCTGATGGTGGTTTTGCTACCTACGATAAGGTAAGTGAAGCAGACAAGAAAGACATGAAAACAGCGATCGCTGCCCTTTCTGAAGATTTGTCTCAGTTGCGCGGCACTTTGGGCGTTAACTAA
- a CDS encoding ABC1 kinase family protein — MIVKTLPPSSRPIQEDSRNGTNRRGDELDVIDVVPEDGTPSLVVRSPRLLAAQKARTTAQPETLYDPVGIAAHYQNRKVQVLRRIFAVLGPTLSFVFGLWSDSKRGIVVKNDRRRATQLRVLLTQLGPAYIKIGQALSTRPDLVPPVYLEELTKLQDQLPPFANEIAYQFIKEELGAPPEEVYAELSAQPIAAASLGQVYKGKLKTGEEVAVKVQRPDLREGITIDLYILRNLAAWVQKKVKRVRSDLVGILDELGDRIFEEMDYIHEGENAERFFELYGHIKDVYVPKIYWEYTNRRVLTMEWINGTKLTQTEEISAQGIDARYLIEVGVQCSLRQLLEHGFFHADPHPGNLLATTDGKLAYLDFGMMSEIKPPQRYGLIEAIVHVVNRDFEGLAKDYVKLDFLSPETDLTPIIPAFARVFADAQGASVAELNIKSITDELSALMYEYPFRVPPYYALIIRSLVTLEGIAIYIDPNFKVLSEAYPYVSKRLLTDPAPQLRASLQDLLFKDGRFRWNRLENLLKNARNSQDYDFNLVLNQGIEFLSSERGAFIRDKLVDESVNGLDALGKNILHNFTSLLRERVGLTAVNKTPAATVEQQQTLEHIKRILGILQETRGFDPVQLTSQIAQLLVNSDVQRLGQQIANRFTQKAVARLIRQLLAS, encoded by the coding sequence ATGATTGTTAAGACACTTCCCCCTAGTTCCCGACCGATTCAGGAGGACAGTCGCAACGGCACAAATCGCCGAGGCGACGAACTGGACGTTATTGATGTAGTACCAGAAGATGGTACACCAAGCTTAGTTGTACGCTCGCCAAGACTTTTAGCAGCTCAAAAAGCGAGGACAACAGCGCAACCTGAAACGCTTTACGATCCCGTGGGCATAGCGGCGCATTACCAAAATAGAAAAGTGCAAGTTTTACGGCGGATTTTTGCCGTATTGGGGCCGACTCTATCCTTTGTTTTTGGATTGTGGTCGGATAGTAAACGGGGAATTGTCGTCAAAAATGACCGCCGCCGAGCCACTCAGCTACGAGTATTGCTAACCCAATTAGGGCCTGCTTACATCAAAATTGGACAAGCTTTGTCCACCAGACCGGATCTAGTTCCTCCCGTATACCTAGAAGAATTAACTAAACTACAAGACCAATTACCGCCTTTTGCCAACGAAATTGCTTACCAGTTTATCAAAGAAGAATTAGGCGCACCTCCAGAAGAGGTTTACGCCGAACTCTCGGCCCAGCCAATTGCTGCGGCTTCATTGGGGCAAGTGTATAAAGGTAAGCTAAAAACTGGCGAAGAAGTCGCCGTTAAAGTTCAACGCCCCGACTTAAGAGAGGGGATTACCATTGACTTGTATATCTTGCGTAACCTGGCCGCTTGGGTACAGAAAAAGGTTAAACGGGTAAGAAGTGACTTAGTTGGGATTCTCGATGAATTAGGCGATCGCATCTTTGAAGAGATGGACTACATCCACGAGGGTGAAAATGCCGAGCGATTTTTCGAGTTATACGGTCATATAAAAGACGTATATGTACCGAAAATTTACTGGGAATACACCAATCGCCGCGTCTTGACGATGGAGTGGATTAACGGCACTAAATTAACCCAGACAGAAGAAATTAGCGCCCAAGGGATAGATGCTCGTTACCTAATTGAAGTGGGTGTGCAGTGTTCCTTACGCCAGCTGCTAGAACATGGATTTTTCCACGCCGATCCTCACCCTGGTAATTTGTTAGCAACAACTGATGGCAAATTGGCTTATCTCGACTTTGGGATGATGAGCGAGATTAAGCCACCACAGCGTTATGGATTGATTGAAGCGATCGTCCACGTTGTCAACCGCGACTTTGAAGGATTAGCAAAAGACTACGTTAAGTTAGATTTTTTATCACCAGAAACCGATTTAACACCAATTATCCCAGCTTTTGCCAGAGTTTTTGCTGATGCCCAAGGAGCCAGTGTTGCCGAACTCAACATTAAAAGCATCACCGATGAACTATCAGCTTTGATGTATGAGTATCCTTTCCGTGTACCACCCTATTACGCCTTAATTATTCGCTCCCTTGTGACGCTCGAAGGTATTGCAATATATATAGATCCAAACTTTAAAGTTCTCAGCGAAGCTTATCCCTACGTTTCTAAACGCCTGTTAACAGACCCAGCACCGCAATTAAGAGCATCATTGCAAGATTTGTTATTTAAAGATGGCAGATTTCGCTGGAATCGCTTAGAAAACTTGTTAAAAAATGCGCGTAATAGTCAAGACTACGACTTTAATTTAGTGCTGAATCAGGGGATAGAATTTCTGTCATCTGAACGCGGTGCTTTTATTCGTGACAAGCTAGTAGATGAATCTGTTAACGGACTCGATGCTTTAGGTAAAAATATTTTGCATAACTTTACCTCCTTGTTGCGAGAACGGGTAGGATTGACAGCAGTTAATAAAACTCCAGCAGCTACAGTTGAGCAACAACAAACCTTGGAGCATATCAAACGTATATTAGGTATTCTCCAAGAAACAAGAGGCTTTGATCCAGTGCAACTTACATCCCAAATTGCCCAGTTATTGGTAAATTCTGATGTACAACGTTTAGGTCAACAAATTGCCAACCGCTTCACACAGAAAGCTGTAGCCAGGTTAATTCGGCAATTATTGGCATCTTAG
- the efeB gene encoding iron uptake transporter deferrochelatase/peroxidase subunit produces the protein MSITKQPSLRITPRISRRDLLIGMAAAGGIAALTTLGYRTLLGTPLDPSEEVVPFFGLHQAGILTPTPAAGLMVAFDTTATKKADLVRLFKTLTERIQFLMAGGTPKPRDPKFPPSDSGIMGPEIAPNNLTITLAVGNSLFDNRFGLANLKPKRLDTMANFHNDQLDPDLCHGDILLQFCANTEESNLHALRDIIKNLPDLLTLRWQITGFLPPNTHKKQGKSTVRNLLGFKDGTANLNASDEKLMNRIVWVQPNSGEPAWTVGGSYQVVRVIRNLVERWDRTPLQEQETIIGRNKEIGAPLGMKHEKDIPNYDQDPKGQQIPLNAHIRLANPRKSESSLILRRGFNYSRGFDKSGQLDMGLLFVCFQADLEKGFVTVQNRLIGEPLEEYIRPIGGGYFFALPGVKAEGGYLGQSFLEASTV, from the coding sequence ATGTCCATTACAAAGCAACCAAGTTTACGCATTACTCCCCGCATCAGCCGTCGTGACTTGTTAATCGGCATGGCAGCAGCAGGTGGAATAGCAGCTTTGACGACTTTGGGTTATCGGACTCTTCTGGGAACACCTCTTGACCCATCTGAAGAGGTCGTGCCGTTCTTTGGGCTTCACCAAGCAGGTATTCTTACCCCTACTCCTGCTGCGGGTTTGATGGTTGCATTTGATACAACTGCTACAAAGAAGGCAGATTTAGTGCGGTTGTTCAAAACTTTAACTGAGCGCATCCAGTTTCTGATGGCAGGGGGAACACCCAAGCCGCGCGACCCCAAATTTCCACCCAGTGATTCCGGGATTATGGGTCCAGAGATTGCTCCTAATAACCTGACAATCACCCTAGCTGTGGGTAACTCACTGTTCGACAACCGCTTTGGACTCGCCAACTTGAAACCAAAGCGGTTAGATACTATGGCCAATTTTCATAATGACCAGCTTGACCCAGATTTATGTCATGGGGATATACTGTTACAATTCTGTGCGAATACTGAGGAATCGAATCTCCACGCTTTACGCGACATTATTAAGAACTTGCCTGACTTGCTCACTTTGCGTTGGCAAATAACTGGGTTTCTGCCGCCGAATACCCACAAAAAACAAGGCAAATCTACAGTGCGTAACCTGCTTGGTTTTAAAGATGGGACGGCAAATCTAAATGCTAGTGACGAAAAGTTGATGAACCGGATTGTCTGGGTACAGCCAAACAGTGGTGAACCCGCTTGGACAGTAGGGGGAAGTTATCAAGTGGTGCGGGTAATCCGCAATTTAGTCGAACGCTGGGATCGTACACCACTACAGGAGCAAGAGACAATTATTGGCCGAAACAAGGAAATTGGCGCACCCTTGGGGATGAAGCACGAGAAAGATATTCCCAATTATGATCAAGACCCTAAAGGTCAACAAATCCCCCTAAATGCTCATATCCGCCTTGCTAATCCTCGCAAATCAGAGTCGAGTTTGATTCTGCGGCGTGGTTTCAATTATTCACGCGGGTTTGACAAATCTGGACAGTTAGATATGGGTTTATTGTTTGTCTGTTTTCAAGCTGATTTAGAGAAGGGCTTTGTAACAGTACAAAATCGCCTGATTGGGGAACCTTTGGAAGAATATATTCGCCCTATTGGTGGTGGATATTTCTTCGCTTTACCTGGTGTCAAAGCTGAAGGAGGTTATCTCGGTCAGTCATTTCTAGAAGCATCAACGGTGTAG
- the cysC gene encoding adenylyl-sulfate kinase encodes MYDESRMRQQECGVTVWFTGLSGAGKTTICQFVEKELRIQGYRVEVLDGDAIRQNLCKGLGFSKADREENIRRIGFVAQLLARNNVIVLVSAISPYREIREEVRQSIPYFIEVYVNASLEVCEQRDVKGLYKKARAGKIKHFTGIDDPYEIPLCPEVECKTNQESVAQSATKVLEKLEKLGYIVARMNGL; translated from the coding sequence ATGTACGACGAAAGTAGGATGAGACAACAAGAGTGTGGTGTGACAGTATGGTTCACTGGTCTCAGTGGTGCAGGTAAAACTACTATCTGTCAATTCGTGGAGAAGGAACTGCGGATACAAGGATACAGGGTTGAAGTTCTGGATGGTGATGCGATACGTCAAAACCTATGCAAAGGGCTGGGTTTTAGTAAAGCTGATCGAGAAGAGAATATTCGGCGCATTGGTTTTGTAGCTCAACTTCTTGCCAGAAATAATGTGATTGTATTGGTTTCAGCTATTTCACCGTACCGTGAAATTCGGGAAGAAGTGCGCCAAAGTATTCCATATTTCATTGAAGTGTACGTTAATGCATCATTAGAAGTTTGTGAACAGCGAGACGTAAAAGGGTTATATAAAAAAGCAAGAGCTGGCAAAATTAAGCACTTTACTGGTATTGACGATCCTTATGAAATACCACTCTGTCCTGAAGTCGAATGCAAAACTAACCAGGAAAGCGTTGCTCAAAGTGCAACTAAGGTCTTAGAAAAGCTAGAAAAGTTGGGTTATATAGTTGCTAGAATGAATGGTTTATGA
- a CDS encoding MFS transporter — protein MSSRKQNSKPHNSEVAQHDPFAAFKFRDYRLFTIGRLVLSVGSQMQTVAIGWELYERTNSAIILGGVGLAQVLPMIALTLITGHVADRRERKLIMLLSVMLLALCSLALAVLSYTKGAIFLIYACLVLTGVARAFLRPASDALMWQLIPVSAFTNAATWNSSSFQLAAVIGPAFGGFGIALLGSATGVYIAAAIAALLCFILTVPIKEQKAIRTTEPISLKALAAGAKFVWQNQLILAAITLDMFAVLLGGAIALLPIFAKDILHVGPVELGYLQAAHSIGALTMAITLAYLPPLRKAGPALLWSVVGFGVVTIIFGLSRSFWLSMLMLTLGGALDSISVVIRHTLVQIRTPDHLRGRVAAINSVFISASNELGGFESGLTAALFGPVISVVGGGIGTIVVVIATAMIWPGIRKLGALQEYK, from the coding sequence ATGTCTTCGAGAAAACAGAACTCAAAGCCCCATAACTCTGAGGTTGCACAGCACGATCCCTTTGCAGCTTTTAAGTTTCGAGACTATCGGCTATTTACCATTGGACGGCTGGTACTGTCCGTGGGATCGCAAATGCAAACTGTAGCTATCGGCTGGGAACTCTATGAGCGGACTAACTCAGCGATAATTCTAGGTGGTGTGGGACTGGCGCAAGTCTTGCCAATGATTGCTCTCACCTTGATTACCGGACATGTGGCTGATCGCCGCGAGCGCAAACTCATCATGTTACTGTCAGTGATGCTGCTAGCTCTCTGTTCGCTAGCTTTGGCAGTGCTTTCTTATACTAAAGGTGCAATTTTTCTAATTTACGCCTGCTTGGTATTAACAGGTGTCGCTAGAGCATTCCTCAGACCAGCGAGTGATGCTCTGATGTGGCAGTTGATACCTGTGAGTGCGTTTACCAATGCAGCAACTTGGAATAGTAGTAGCTTTCAGTTAGCCGCAGTCATCGGCCCAGCCTTTGGAGGATTTGGGATTGCGCTGTTGGGAAGTGCTACAGGAGTGTATATAGCAGCAGCGATCGCCGCGTTGCTGTGTTTTATTTTAACAGTACCGATTAAAGAGCAAAAAGCCATCCGCACAACTGAGCCAATCTCACTCAAAGCACTTGCAGCTGGTGCTAAATTTGTTTGGCAGAATCAGTTAATTTTAGCAGCGATCACATTAGATATGTTTGCTGTATTGTTGGGTGGTGCGATCGCGTTGCTACCCATCTTTGCCAAAGATATTTTACATGTGGGGCCAGTGGAATTAGGATACCTACAAGCAGCCCACTCCATCGGTGCTTTGACTATGGCGATTACCCTGGCGTATTTACCACCACTACGCAAAGCAGGCCCAGCCTTATTATGGTCAGTGGTTGGCTTTGGGGTTGTCACAATTATCTTTGGACTTTCTCGTTCTTTTTGGCTGTCTATGTTGATGCTGACCCTTGGTGGCGCACTAGATAGTATTAGTGTTGTGATTCGCCATACATTAGTTCAAATCAGAACACCGGATCATTTGCGTGGTCGGGTTGCTGCTATCAATAGCGTGTTTATTAGTGCCTCGAATGAGTTGGGGGGCTTTGAATCAGGCTTGACTGCTGCATTGTTTGGCCCGGTGATTTCGGTTGTGGGTGGTGGAATTGGTACAATTGTAGTAGTGATTGCTACAGCTATGATTTGGCCGGGAATTCGGAAGTTAGGGGCTTTGCAGGAGTATAAATAG
- the efeU gene encoding iron uptake transporter permease EfeU has translation MLFPFLIMFREGVEAALVVGIIASYLKQTGRTHLMKSVWIGIVLATFVCLAAAIFLQISSQDFPQQEQELFAAVISIVAVGVLTWMVFWMRRAARSIKGELQSQVEAAIQSGDKGGIALVGMAFFAVLREGLETVVFLLATFQQNLGIQAPVGALFGYAAAVAVGVGIYQGGIRINLRRFFKWTGAFIILVAAGLLASGVRAFHEAGVWNSLQTVVFDASGILPNNGFVGSLLAGFFGYNDAPTVSEVIVYFGYLIPTMLLFLLGGNAGQKTTTSHS, from the coding sequence ATGCTTTTTCCCTTTTTGATCATGTTCCGAGAGGGCGTTGAAGCTGCACTTGTCGTGGGTATCATTGCCAGTTATCTCAAGCAAACTGGTCGTACCCATTTGATGAAGTCAGTCTGGATCGGAATTGTACTAGCGACTTTTGTATGTCTAGCAGCTGCGATCTTCTTGCAAATATCTAGTCAAGATTTTCCCCAACAAGAACAGGAATTATTTGCAGCTGTAATTTCCATCGTCGCAGTTGGGGTTCTTACCTGGATGGTTTTCTGGATGCGCCGTGCTGCTCGTTCGATTAAAGGTGAGTTACAGTCCCAAGTTGAAGCTGCGATTCAATCGGGTGATAAGGGAGGTATAGCACTAGTGGGGATGGCATTCTTTGCAGTACTGCGGGAAGGTCTGGAAACAGTAGTGTTTCTGCTGGCCACGTTTCAGCAAAATTTGGGAATTCAAGCTCCTGTGGGGGCATTGTTTGGATATGCAGCCGCAGTAGCCGTCGGTGTAGGCATCTATCAGGGTGGTATCCGCATCAACTTGAGGCGATTTTTTAAATGGACAGGAGCCTTCATTATATTAGTTGCCGCTGGACTCTTAGCCAGTGGGGTGAGAGCCTTTCATGAAGCGGGAGTGTGGAATTCATTGCAAACAGTGGTATTTGATGCTAGTGGGATACTTCCCAATAACGGGTTTGTTGGTTCACTTTTGGCAGGATTTTTTGGCTACAACGATGCCCCTACTGTAAGTGAGGTGATCGTTTATTTTGGCTACCTAATTCCTACCATGCTGCTGTTCTTGTTAGGCGGTAACGCTGGACAGAAGACTACCACAAGTCATTCCTAG
- a CDS encoding MarR family winged helix-turn-helix transcriptional regulator: MTLDKPNQGATSEECAARVMETVPLVMRFIRADMRAHSAAFLSIPQLRSLAFINRNPGASLSDLAEHLGVTSATASATIERLVQRDFVQRIAHPQERRRVLLNLTEDGKHHLKQSQDQTRAHITDLLKGLTEDQISNIEEGLTLLKNVFEKTELKAP, encoded by the coding sequence ATGACCTTGGATAAACCTAATCAAGGTGCAACTTCCGAAGAATGTGCCGCTAGAGTAATGGAGACAGTTCCATTAGTGATGCGGTTTATCCGAGCGGATATGCGTGCCCATAGTGCCGCCTTTTTATCTATACCTCAGTTGCGATCGCTGGCATTTATCAACCGTAATCCTGGTGCTTCATTATCTGACCTTGCAGAGCATTTAGGTGTCACCTCTGCTACGGCATCAGCAACCATAGAACGCTTGGTACAACGCGACTTCGTGCAACGGATCGCTCATCCTCAAGAGCGGCGGCGGGTGCTGCTCAATTTAACTGAAGATGGAAAGCACCATCTAAAGCAATCCCAAGATCAAACTCGCGCTCATATTACCGACTTGCTGAAAGGTCTTACAGAAGACCAAATTTCCAATATTGAAGAAGGCTTAACTCTACTAAAAAATGTCTTCGAGAAAACAGAACTCAAAGCCCCATAA
- the recN gene encoding DNA repair protein RecN: MLLCLRIENFALIDQLELEFGAGLNVLTGETGAGKSIILDAIDAALGGKVSSRVIRTGTNRAMVEATFTSNAPLAAWLTEQEIDLLDENSVVISREITATASNVRSRSRVNGVLVNRQIMVGMRDRLVEITAQGQTVQVGQSAQVRDWLDLYGGDSLMQQRHKVATSFSSYQQAHLALEKRRTSERERLQQLDLLTYQVQELGAANLSEPNELEQLGQERERLNHVVDLQQMSYKVYQALYQNDHETPAAADLLGDSEATLNDMVEYDTQLQHLLELVRDAQAAVMEVGRQINAYGDGLEADPQRLEEVEERIRELKQICRKYGPTLTEAIAYYQRIQAELAQLNDSEQSIESLEQHEKACFEKLTQASNQLTQLRSKAAANLEARLIAELKPLAMEKVKFLVEILPAFPTAMGADKITFTFSSNPGEPLQPLTEIASGGEMSRFLLALKACFSQVDVAGTMVFDEIDVGVSGRVAQAIAEKLHQLSQRNQVLCVTHQPLVAAMADRHFRVDKQTINQGKGKKANNGNTEQRTVVRVTTLDNLTTRREELAQLAGGKSASDAIAFAESLLLQAANHRQKIKN, translated from the coding sequence ATGTTGCTTTGCCTGCGAATCGAAAACTTTGCCCTAATTGACCAATTGGAATTGGAATTTGGCGCGGGACTAAATGTGTTAACAGGTGAAACCGGCGCTGGAAAATCTATTATCTTGGATGCCATTGATGCCGCTTTGGGCGGTAAAGTCTCTAGTCGAGTCATTCGCACGGGGACAAATCGGGCGATGGTAGAAGCTACTTTCACCTCAAACGCCCCCCTAGCGGCTTGGTTGACCGAACAAGAAATAGATTTGCTTGATGAGAATTCTGTAGTCATTAGCCGAGAAATCACAGCCACTGCTAGTAATGTCCGTAGTCGATCGCGGGTGAATGGAGTGTTGGTAAATCGGCAGATTATGGTAGGAATGCGCGATCGCTTGGTGGAAATTACCGCCCAAGGTCAAACGGTACAAGTTGGACAATCTGCCCAAGTCCGTGACTGGTTAGATTTGTATGGCGGCGACTCCTTGATGCAGCAGCGTCATAAAGTCGCCACGAGCTTTAGTAGTTACCAACAGGCGCATTTAGCACTAGAAAAACGTCGGACATCAGAACGGGAACGGTTGCAACAACTCGACTTGCTGACTTATCAAGTGCAAGAACTGGGAGCAGCCAATCTCAGTGAGCCTAATGAATTGGAACAGTTGGGACAAGAACGGGAACGCCTGAATCATGTCGTCGATTTACAACAAATGAGTTACAAAGTTTATCAGGCTTTGTATCAAAATGATCATGAAACTCCCGCCGCCGCAGATTTATTGGGAGACAGTGAGGCGACATTAAATGACATGGTGGAATACGATACCCAACTACAACATCTATTAGAATTGGTGCGGGACGCGCAAGCTGCGGTAATGGAAGTGGGAAGGCAGATTAATGCTTATGGAGATGGTTTGGAAGCCGATCCGCAACGGTTGGAAGAGGTGGAAGAACGAATTCGGGAGTTAAAGCAAATTTGCCGCAAGTATGGGCCGACACTTACAGAAGCGATCGCTTATTACCAACGTATCCAAGCAGAATTAGCCCAACTTAACGACAGCGAACAATCTATCGAAAGTCTGGAACAGCACGAAAAGGCGTGTTTTGAGAAACTTACCCAAGCAAGTAATCAGCTAACTCAATTGCGGAGTAAGGCGGCTGCTAATTTAGAAGCACGTTTGATAGCTGAACTCAAGCCCCTAGCGATGGAAAAGGTAAAGTTTCTGGTTGAAATATTACCAGCTTTCCCAACTGCGATGGGAGCAGATAAAATTACCTTTACATTTAGTTCTAACCCTGGAGAACCACTGCAACCTTTAACGGAAATTGCTTCTGGCGGGGAAATGAGCCGCTTTTTACTAGCGCTGAAAGCTTGTTTTTCTCAGGTTGATGTGGCTGGGACAATGGTATTTGATGAAATTGATGTCGGGGTTTCGGGAAGAGTAGCCCAAGCGATCGCGGAAAAATTACACCAGCTAAGTCAACGCAACCAAGTATTGTGTGTTACCCACCAGCCTTTAGTTGCGGCCATGGCCGATCGGCATTTCCGTGTAGATAAGCAAACTATCAATCAAGGGAAAGGTAAAAAAGCTAACAATGGCAATACTGAACAGCGTACCGTTGTGCGAGTTACTACCTTAGATAATTTAACTACTCGCCGGGAAGAACTAGCGCAATTAGCTGGTGGTAAATCTGCAAGTGATGCGATCGCTTTTGCAGAATCTCTGCTATTACAAGCTGCTAATCACCGTCAAAAAATTAAAAATTAA